From a single Sorghum bicolor cultivar BTx623 chromosome 5, Sorghum_bicolor_NCBIv3, whole genome shotgun sequence genomic region:
- the LOC8062630 gene encoding 4-hydroxyphenylacetaldehyde oxime monooxygenase-like → MATTTSVLPSQQLLSSCLPQQWQMGLLVALLPVLLVSSYLLLTNRSRSAKDGGAAPQLPPGPMQVPVLGNLHLLGPLPHRNLRELARRYGPVMQLRLGTVPTVVVSSAEAAREVVKVHDIDCCSRPSSPGPKRLSYDQKDVAFTPYGEYWREMRKLFVLELLSVRRVKAARYAREQQMDRLVAVLDSAAEASAPIALNDHIFTLADGIIGTVALGNIYASEQFAHREHFQHVLDDAIDMLASFSAEDFFPNAAGRLVDRLTGFLGRRERIFSELDAFFEKVIDQHMDRAAARPVPDNGGGGGGGDLVDVLINLWKENDDGTLRFTRDHVKAIVLDTFLGAIDTSAVTILWAMSELIRKPPVLRKAQDEVRAAVGDNRPRVDSDTGTAAKLPYLKMVVMETMRLHPPATLLVPRETMRDTTICGYHVPAKTRVFVNAWAIGRDPASWTAPEEFNPDRFQGSDVDYYGSHFEFIPFGAGRRICPGLAMGETNVIFTLANLLYCFDWALPAPGMKAEDMSMEETGGLTFRRKAPLLVRLTKYQNRAAAA, encoded by the coding sequence ATGGCCACCACCACGTCAGTACTCCCCTCCCAGCAGCTCCTTAGCAGCTGCTTGCCGCAGCAGTGGCAGATGGGCCTCCTGGTGGCCCTCCTCCCTGTCCTGCTGGTGTCGTCCTACCTCCTCCTCACCAACAGGAGCAGGAGCGCCAAGGATGGCGGCGCGGCGCCGCAGCTGCCGCCGGGCCCCATGCAGGTGCCGGTCCTGGGCAACCTGCACCTGCTGGGCCCGCTTCCTCACCGGAACCTCCGCGAGCTAGCGCGGCGTTACGGCCCGGTGATGCAGCTGCGACTGGGCACCGTGCCGACGGTGGTGGTGTCCAGCGCGGAGGCGGCGCGGGAGGTGGTCAAGGTGCACGACATCGACTGCTGCAGCCGGCCCTCGTCGCCGGGGCCCAAGCGCCTCTCCTACGACCAAAAGGACGTCGCCTTCACGCCCTACGGCGAGTACTGGCGCGAGATGCGCAAGCTCTTCGTCCTCGAGCTCCTCAGCGTGCGCCGCGTCAAGGCCGCTCGCTACGCGCGCGAGCAGCAGATGGATAGGCTCGTCGCCGTCCTCGACAGCGCCGCCGAAGCCTCGGCGCCCATCGCGCTCAACGACCACATCTTCACGCTCGCCGACGGCATCATCGGCACCGTCGCCCTCGGCAACATCTACGCCTCCGAGCAGTTTGCGCACAGGGAGCACTTCCAGCACGTGCTTGACGACGCCATAGACATGCTGGCCAGCTTCTCCGCAGAGGACTTCTTCCCCAACGCCGCCGGCCGCCTCGTCGACCGCCTCACGGGCTTCCTCGGCCGCCGCGAGCGCATCTTCAGCGAGCTCGACGCCTTCTTCGAGAAGGTCATCGACCAGCACATGGACCGGGCGGCGGCGCGCCCCGTGCCCgacaacggcggcggcggcggcggcggcgacctcgTCGACGTCCTCATCAACCTGTGGAAGGAGAACGACGACGGCACGCTCCGCTTCACCAGGGACCACGTCAAGGCCATCGTCCTGGACACCTTCCTCGGCGCCATCGACACGAGCGCCGTGACCATCCTGTGGGCGATGTCGGAGCTGATCCGCAAGCCGCCGGTGCTGAGGAAGGCGCAGGACGAGGTGAGGGCCGCGGTGGGCGACAACAGGCCGCGCGTGGACTCCGACACCGGTACCGCCGCCAAGCTCCCGTACCTGAAGATGGTGGTCATGGAGACGATGCGGCTGCACCCGCCGGCGACGCTGCTGGTGCCCCGGGAGACGATGCGAGACACCACCATCTGCGGCTACCACGTGCCGGCCAAGACGCGCGTGTTCGTCAACGCGTGGGCCATCGGCAGGGACCCGGCGAGCTGGACGGCACCGGAGGAGTTCAATCCGGACCGCTTCCAGGGGAGCGACGTTGACTACTACGGCTCGCACTTCGAGTTCATACCGTTCGGGGCCGGCCGCCGGATCTGCCCGGGCCTCGCCATGGGCGAGACCAACGTCATCTTCACCCTCGCAAACCTGCTCTACTGCTTCGACTGGGCGCTGCCGGCGCCGGGGATGAAGGCAGAGGACATGAGCATGGAAGAGACCGGCGGGCTCACGTTCCGCCGCAAGGCGCCGCTGCTCGTGCGGCTCACCAAATACCAGaaccgcgcggcggcggcgtag